The window gcgCTTGATAGGAAAGGGTTTAGAAGAGATCCAATTGTTTTCTTCATGCGTCCAaggaaacatacatacatgcacgTGTACATGAATTCATTCGCTCACCTCTCATCCGGCTCTGTAAGGTTGGAGGTGATTTGCCCTCCATGGTCTATCCAACCTCCTTCCTTCCGCGTCCTCCAAGTAGTATGCACCCGACCGCAGTCTTTCTAAGACTCTGAATGGACTCgtccatggagcttcaagcttttTGACGTCCCCAACCGACTTGACCcttttccagacaaggtcgcctaCTTGGAAAGATCTGGAGATAACCCGGCGATTATAGTTTTGTTGCATCCTTTGTCTATAAGCTGTTAGCCGGGCGGCCACTTTGTCGCGCGTTTCGTCAACCATGTCGAGCTCCATCCGTCGCCTTTCCCCGTTTTCTTCGTCGTAGCGGAGCACCCGATCGGACTCAAAcccgacttcgactgggacgaccgcctctccTCCATATACTAAATGGAACGGCGTGAAGCCAGTTTCTTCCTTAGGAGTCATCCGCAACGCCCATAACACACTGGGtagctcatctacccagctgccccCCATGTGATCGAGTCGAACCCGAAGAattcgcaggatctcccgattggctacttcggcttgaccattgctctgaggatacgccacagaagtgaagtgttgttcgatgccgtaccctttgcaccattctccgagctcctgaccaacgaattgtcgcccgttatccgaaatgagccgaagaggaatgccgaaccgacaaattatatgctgccagatgaactttttgaccatctgctcggttattttggccagtggctcggcttccacccattttgaaaaataatcaacaGCCACCAGCAGGAATTTTCTCTGACCGGTTGCCATAGGAAAAGGACCGACtatgtccattccccactggtcgaatgggCATGAAACGGTGGATGTTTTCATCTCGACGGTTGGTCGGTGAGTCAGATTACTGTATTTTTGGCAGGATAAGCAAGTAGCTACTGCCTTGCTCGCATCTCTTTGGAGTGTTGGCAAAAAATACCTTGCTAGGATAATTTTCCTCGCTAGCGATCGTCCGCTCGGATCTCCTCCGCAGGAGCCCTTATGTACCTCTTGAAGGATGTATTCAGCGTCCTCGGTACCCACACACTTGAGCAGAGGACGTGAGAAGGCTTTTTTTATACAATTGCTCGCCAACCATAGTgaaccgagcggctctccttctcaaaATTCGCTCAGCTTAGCGATCTCCTGGTAAGGTTCCAGATTGGAGGAACCTAATGATGGGTGCCCTCCAGTTTTCCAGAAGTGATATTTCTACTGATCGATCAACATGCGCCATTAGGGAGACCTGCTTGATAGGACAACCGGCGACGATCGGTGTCACCGCGCTAGCTAGTTTTGCCAGTTCATCCATCGCTTGGTTCTTTGATCGGGGTATCTTGTGAATAACAACCTCCTGGAAATTCgccctgagcttttcaaaggcatCCGCATATAAtctgagccgagcactattgatttcgaacgTTCTATTTAGCTGCTGGActgccaactgtgaatccgaatgtaAGAGTACCTTGGTGGCCCCGACTTGCCGAGCGGCTTGAAGACCAGCTATGAGAGCTTCGTATTCAGCTTCGTTGTTGGTGGATCGGTAGTCCAATCGAATGGGCAGATGCATTCGGTCTTCTTTCGGGGATATAAGCAGGATACCTACTCCACTACCCGATCGGGCGGACGAGCCGTCAACGTATACCCTCCATGGGGATTCAGGCTCAGGGTCTGGTACTTCTGTAATGAAATCTTCCAACGCCTGTGCTTTGATAGCCGACCAAGGTTAGTATTGTAtgtcgaactcgctgagctccgttgtccatttgattaaccgGCTGAATGCTTCAGGGTTAAGCAGGACTCGACCCAAGGCGCTATTAGTGATCACGATTATGGGGTGAACCAAGAAATAAGGCCGAAGCCTCCGGGCAGCGAGGACCAGAGCGTAAGCAAGCTTCTCGAGCCCTGTATAGCGTAACTCAGCGTCTTTCAATATGTGGCTTAAAAAATACACCGGTTGCTGACTCCCTTCTTTCTCAGTGATTAACGCTGAACCGATGGCATGCTCGGTGGACGTTAAATAAATTAAAAGCGGCTCTCCCACAGCTGACTTGGCTAGGATGGGAAAGGAGCTGAGATATTGCTTGAGTTCTTCGAACGCCTTGTCACATTTgccatcccactggaatttggtcGCTCGCCTTAAAATCTTGAAGAATGTCAGGCTCCGGTCAGCCGATTTTGATATGAACCTTGATAGGGCCGTGATTCTCCCAGTCAGCCTTTGTACCTCCTTCAGGTTGCGAGGTGGTGCCATGTCTTGGAGAGCTCTTACTTTGCTCGGGTTCACTTCGATTCCCCGTTCGGTGACTATGTATCCCAGAAATCGTCCACCTTTAGTGCCGAACATGCACTTGGCTGGGTTTAGCTTGATCCCGTACTTTTGCAGCGTTCGACACGTTTCTTCCACATCTGCACACAGGTCAACAGATTGGAGTGACTTAATGagtatgtcgtcgacatatacctctaaATTCCGTccgatctgcttccggaacaccttgttcatcattcTCTGATGAGTGGCGCCTGcgttctttaatccgaacggcatgACCTTGTAACAGTACGtcccgtcggccgttacgaaatTGACTTTCTCCTGGTCTTCGTGCGCGagtggcacttgatgatagccttgataggcatcAAGCATGCAAATCAGCTCGTATCCGGCCGTCgaatccaccatctggtctatcctgggTAGCTGGTAGGAGTCCTTGGgacatgccttgtttaaatcccTGAAATCGATGCACACCCGCCATTTATTACCTGGCTTGGGAACCAACACTACATTGGCGAGCCAATCGGAAACTGAATTTCCTTGATGTGTCCGGCCTCCAGTAGCTTCTCTACCTCAGCTCGGATAATCAAATCTTGCTCAGCGCTAAAGTCACGCTTCCTTTGCTTGACCGGTCGGGCGTCTGGCCGAACATGTAGTTCATGCAACGCCATACTTGGATCGACGCCAGGCAGTTCGTGTGTCGACCAGGCAAACACATCGTGGTTCCTTTGAAGGCAGGCGACTAGCTCCTCCTTTTGCGGGCTGGTCAGATCGGATGCTACGAAGGTGGTAGCTTCCGATCGACTCGGATgtatctgcacctcctccttatTGTCGTATATCAATGAGGGCGGCTTCTCTCTGATGGCGTTTACTTCCAATCGGGGGCACTTGGCAGCCTTAGCGTCtgccttgaccatctccacataacatcGTCGGGCTGCCACCTGGTCCCCTCGCACTTCGCCTACCAAATTCCCCACTGGGAATTTAATCTTCTGGCAGTAGGTCGATACCACAGCTCGAAATTCATTGAGAGCTGGTCGGCCCAATATCACGTTGTACGCCGAGGGCGTAtctaccacgatgaagttcgtgATACGCATCCTAACCAGGGGCTCCTCTCCGAGCGAGACGGCCAATCTTGTCTGACCGATTGGCGAGACTTCGTTACCAGTGAAGCCGTACAGTGGTGTTGCCATGGGCAGTAGCTCAGCCCTATCAATCTGCAATAAAtcgaatgcttgtttaaaaataatgtttaccgAACTTCCTGTGTCGATGAAAGTCCGGCGGATGGTGTAGTTTGCGATCACCGCCTTGATGATCagcgcatcatcatgagggatttcGACCCCCTCCAAGTCCTTAGGgctgaagctgatctcgggtccctcTGCTTTTTCCTTGCTGCATCCTACAGCGTAGATGGCCAGCTGCCGTGCGTGGACCTTCcgagctcggttggaatctcccccGGTTGGGCCACCCGAGATCATCCCAATCTCTCCACGGGAAGTGTTCCTCCTGTTCTCCTCTTCTCGTGCTGAATGTCTGTTCCGATCGGCTGAGGCTCGGGCAGGCCTTCTTTCTCGGGGACGATGCTCCCGCGGCTCATGAGCCCCTCGACCCTCGACTTTTCGATCGATTCGGCCCTCAGGATGTCGGTCCAGCGTGGGCGACCGACGTCTATACTCCTTGGGCGTGGGCCGATGTACATTAGGGTCGCCTCGGTACTCTCATGTGTTGTGCGTCCCTGATTGATGGAACttacagaacatcggggtccacttTTTGCCCTTCTTGAGTTGGGCGGCCTCCATATGGACTGCATGTGTCCTTGGCTCGGGATACGGTTGCGACCCCGTGGCCCTGGGACCGGTCGGAGGTTGGTGGTTGCTTGGTCTCCTCCGATCGGGCACCTGTTGAGGGTCGGTTGGCCCCTCTTTCCTTCGGGCTGCTTGTGCctcttccacattaatgtattcCGTGgccttcctttgaagatgagcGAAATCCTTCGGGGGCCTACGAATGAGGGATCGGAAAAACTCACCTTCCACGAGCCCTTGAGTGAAAGCGTTTACCAGTACTTCTGATGAAACTGCTGGTATGTCCATCGCCATCTGGTTAAATCGCTGGATGTACGCCTTGAGCGCTTCTCGAGGACCTTGCTTTAGTGAAAACAAGTTGACGCTTATTTTCTGATCCCGACGGCTACTTGCGAAGTGGTGCAGGAAAGCAgcccggaaatccttgaagctacgTATGGAGCCGGTCAGTAACCTggtgaaccaccgttgagccggtCCTGAAAGTGTTGTCAAGAATACCctgcacttcactccatcggtgtactggTGGAGAGTGGCCGCgttatcaaacttggccaagtgatcatctggatcggtgctCCCATTGTATTCCCCAATCGCCAATGAGGTGTAATGGCGAGGTAAGGGATCTTCCATGATACCTCGCGAGAACTGCCCGTTGATTCGCTCGGGCGAATCCTCGTCTCGCGGTGCTTTTCCCTTCCTTGCATCCCTCTCAGGCGCCTCATCTGACGAGGAACCTCGATCTCGTCGGGCTCCGCCCTCCTATGAGGGTGTCCTAAACAACTCTCGGTGAAAAGGAATAGATGCGTTTGGCGCTGGCCCAGTCGTCTCTGATCTTTTGCCTCCGACTGGCTGGATTATAGGTTCAGCCATGCGCCCAGGATCTCCAGGCTGGCCGGATCCTGAGATGGCTGGCTCTTGTGCTGGTCGATCGGCTAACATTCGCTGCTGCTGCTATTCCATTGCTTTTGCTATTCCGGCTTGGATTAACCTTTCCAACTCTTCTGTCGTCAGCGTTACGGTCGTTGATCGTCCGACGTCTTCCATCCTCTGCTTCTGGGTTCAGGTTGATTTCTCACagatggcgccaatttgatcctgcccCAAAGTTGAGCGAACGACTGCTGGGAAATACCGCTGATGTGGATCTCCGTGTGCGGTGGAAACGCCTCGCTCCTGcaatcacaagtcgttagtgccaagccgggaaggggttcccggtgacggccctccgacgctcaagtcacacaacagcaagaagagaaataaaagaaatgaaGAAGTGAATGGTGGTGCTCAGAGACGTATCTGCGCATACCTCCGCAGGTGACTACTcctcttcttatatagagcttcgatGGGTTGACTACACACTTCCCGGGCGGACGTGACTTCCTAAGTTTTCCTCAATAGCTAACATCGGGAAAGGATCCCTGACACCTTACCTTAACGGGGCGGACACATTTATGCCAAGGCGGTGCAATCTTCTTACGTACGATTTCCTGTCCATTCGTGCCATCAGCCGACGGCAtcgactcccaaaaggatgttaagaCATATTTCCCTTCTTAAATGTTAGCCGTTAATCTGCTGTCACTTCCTTGGGTCTATCCGGCCGGCTCACTCTTTGGTCTTCGACGGGTATCTCTATTCCGATCGGCATGAGTATCTCTTTCCCCG is drawn from Zingiber officinale cultivar Zhangliang chromosome 1B, Zo_v1.1, whole genome shotgun sequence and contains these coding sequences:
- the LOC122038127 gene encoding uncharacterized protein LOC122038127 produces the protein MEDPLPRHYTSLAIGEYNGSTDPDDHLAKFDNAATLHQYTDGVKCRVFLTTLSGPAQRWFTRLLTGSIRSFKDFRAAFLHHFASSRRDQKISVNLFSLKQGPREALKAYIQRFNQMAMDIPAVSSEVLVNAFTQGLVEGEFFRSLIRRPPKDFAHLQRKATEYINVEEAQAARRKEGPTDPQQVPDRRRPSNHQPPTGPRATGSQPYPEPRTHAVHMEAAQLKKGKKWTPMFCKFHQSGTHNT